Proteins from a genomic interval of Chitinophagales bacterium:
- a CDS encoding GWxTD domain-containing protein, giving the protein MEKILFVTAICCMCMIYACNSSKEVSKSKNLKKYNQAYLYAESPTIPNIHLKIHHTSKDSADIYLGFPVDKLQLDSLQNAHLKVTYELYKDLNAKNILYSLIANFEVKKSQQLSTFATLKNRIAVADGQDYLLKIIVSDAVAFKNYYLEEVVRKGSTFNEQSFLATNAYNKQVLFDNYSQQNSRIRVQYRNEPLTTLQVKYHPPFRELALPTFKTERKRPYIYAMDSTFTTDGSFTLSKIGTYSVQVKEAEGVGLILVGVDNRFPKLADAKDLVEALRYITRSEEFEKMIRADDSRAAVDSFWLDRAGSFDRGKVLVKEFYGRVQRANDFFTTYKEGWKTDRGVVLVIYGEPDVVYKESQSEQWIYESTSSQDRISFTFEDMPHAFARTEPQLVRSSYYEDSWHRAVYEWRKGLIGKTSKSK; this is encoded by the coding sequence ATGGAAAAAATACTTTTTGTTACTGCAATTTGTTGTATGTGTATGATTTATGCTTGCAATTCAAGCAAAGAAGTTAGTAAAAGCAAGAACTTAAAAAAATACAACCAAGCCTACCTTTATGCAGAATCTCCCACGATTCCGAATATTCACCTCAAAATTCACCACACTTCAAAAGACAGCGCAGATATTTATCTGGGTTTTCCGGTAGATAAATTGCAGTTGGATAGCCTTCAAAATGCTCATTTGAAGGTGACTTACGAACTATACAAAGACTTAAACGCCAAAAACATTCTCTACAGCCTCATCGCCAATTTTGAAGTGAAAAAATCGCAGCAACTGTCCACTTTTGCGACCCTCAAAAATCGCATTGCAGTGGCTGATGGACAAGATTATTTACTGAAAATTATCGTTTCTGATGCTGTTGCGTTCAAAAACTACTATTTGGAAGAAGTGGTAAGAAAAGGCAGTACCTTCAATGAACAGAGTTTTTTGGCAACAAATGCCTACAATAAGCAGGTTTTGTTTGACAATTACAGTCAACAAAATAGTCGTATTAGGGTTCAGTACCGCAATGAACCTTTGACAACATTGCAGGTAAAATATCATCCGCCTTTTCGAGAATTGGCCTTGCCTACTTTCAAGACAGAGCGAAAACGCCCTTATATTTATGCAATGGACAGCACTTTTACAACAGATGGTTCTTTTACACTTAGTAAAATAGGCACTTATTCTGTTCAGGTGAAAGAGGCAGAGGGAGTAGGTTTGATTTTGGTCGGTGTGGACAACCGTTTTCCCAAACTTGCAGATGCCAAAGATTTGGTGGAGGCATTGCGGTACATTACCCGAAGTGAGGAGTTTGAAAAAATGATTCGTGCAGATGATTCGAGGGCAGCCGTAGATAGTTTTTGGTTGGATAGAGCAGGCAGTTTTGATAGAGGAAAGGTATTGGTGAAGGAATTTTATGGTCGAGTACAGCGTGCCAACGATTTTTTTACGACCTACAAAGAAGGCTGGAAAACAGATAGGGGAGTGGTCTTGGTTATTTATGGTGAGCCTGATGTAGTTTACAAAGAATCCCAATCAGAACAATGGATTTATGAAAGCACTTCTTCACAAGACCGAATTAGTTTTACTTTTGAAGATATGCCCCATGCTTTCGCTAGAACAGAACCGCAATTGGTTCGAAGTTCTTATTATGAAGATAGTTGGCACCGAGCAGTGTATGAGTGGCGGAAAGGATTGATTGGAAAGACGAGTAAATCAAAGTAA
- a CDS encoding NADP-dependent isocitrate dehydrogenase, giving the protein MKTPITVAYGDGIGPEIMKATLSILDAAGADLQYDVIEIGKEVYLKGNQTGIAPESWETLQKNKVFLKAPITTPQGGGFKSLNVTIRKTLGLYANVRPSRAYTPFVPSNFPSMDLVIIRENEEDLYAGVEHQQTAEVIQCLKWVSRPGTEKIVRYAFEYARAHNREKVTCMTKDNIMKHTDGLFHKIFNEVAKEYPDIESDHYIIDIGAAMLAAAPERFDVVVTLNLYGDIISDITAQVAGSVGLGGSSNIGDNFSMFEAIHGSAPDIAGKGIANPSGLINGACLMLMQLGKAEIAEKIQNALLRTLEDGIHTGDIYHTNKSTKLANTQEFTTAIIERLGKKPRKMKPVILNKNSKPIEVKITPYKPVKKEMVGVDIFLDWTEDNRNPEKLGSRLKELAGDLLQLEIITNRGVRVYPDGMPSTFCSDYWLCRFVSKNSMMTNDKHETNVVHTIKNQDVIALLQRVTDARLNFVKLEQLFYIDGERAYSLGQGE; this is encoded by the coding sequence ATGAAGACACCTATCACAGTTGCTTATGGCGATGGCATCGGTCCAGAAATTATGAAAGCTACCCTATCCATCTTGGATGCGGCAGGAGCTGATTTACAATACGATGTAATAGAAATCGGAAAAGAAGTATATCTAAAAGGAAACCAAACAGGTATTGCCCCCGAAAGTTGGGAAACGCTGCAAAAGAACAAAGTCTTTCTGAAAGCACCCATCACTACTCCTCAAGGTGGCGGCTTCAAAAGCCTGAACGTAACCATCCGCAAGACCCTTGGTTTGTACGCCAACGTGCGTCCCAGTCGGGCCTACACCCCTTTTGTGCCAAGCAATTTTCCTTCAATGGATTTGGTCATCATTCGTGAAAATGAAGAAGATTTGTATGCAGGTGTTGAGCATCAACAAACTGCCGAAGTCATTCAATGCCTCAAATGGGTATCTCGTCCAGGAACCGAAAAAATCGTTCGTTATGCCTTTGAATATGCACGAGCGCACAATCGGGAAAAGGTAACCTGTATGACCAAAGACAACATTATGAAACATACCGATGGTTTGTTTCATAAAATATTTAATGAAGTGGCCAAAGAATATCCCGATATCGAAAGCGATCACTACATCATTGACATTGGAGCGGCAATGTTGGCAGCTGCACCTGAACGTTTTGATGTAGTCGTAACGCTCAATTTGTATGGCGACATTATTTCGGACATCACTGCACAAGTTGCAGGCTCTGTGGGATTGGGCGGATCTTCCAATATAGGTGATAACTTCTCGATGTTTGAAGCCATACATGGTTCTGCACCCGATATTGCAGGAAAAGGGATTGCGAATCCTTCTGGTTTGATCAATGGTGCCTGCTTGATGTTGATGCAACTGGGCAAAGCCGAAATAGCCGAAAAGATCCAAAATGCGCTGTTGCGAACTTTAGAAGACGGTATTCATACAGGTGATATTTACCACACCAACAAAAGTACAAAACTCGCCAATACACAAGAATTTACAACGGCAATCATCGAACGATTGGGCAAAAAGCCCCGCAAAATGAAACCTGTTATCCTCAACAAAAATAGCAAACCCATTGAAGTGAAAATCACACCTTACAAACCTGTGAAAAAAGAAATGGTGGGTGTTGATATTTTCTTGGACTGGACAGAAGACAACCGAAATCCTGAAAAACTAGGTAGTAGATTGAAGGAATTGGCGGGTGATTTACTGCAATTAGAAATCATTACAAATCGAGGGGTAAGGGTTTATCCTGATGGTATGCCTTCTACTTTTTGTTCTGATTATTGGTTGTGTCGTTTCGTATCCAAAAATTCTATGATGACCAACGACAAGCATGAAACTAATGTCGTACATACCATTAAAAACCAAGATGTGATTGCGCTACTTCAACGAGTTACTGACGCTCGCCTCAATTTTGTGAAATTGGAGCAGTTGTTTTACATAGACGGGGAAAGAGCCTATTCATTGGGGCAGGGAGAGTAG
- a CDS encoding Kazal-type serine protease inhibitor domain-containing protein, whose amino-acid sequence MKYLIYSLLFCFGLITNFLNLEAQNCIDPSKVNSDQVCPTLYSPVCGCDGRTYNNLCEAQKKGITSTKKGKCPAGTIPTPINKPCVDKSKVNPQQNCPTLYNPVCGCDGRNYNNSCEAEKMGITSVKKGKCPAGTPVIPMECVDEAKINPQQTCPTLYSPVCGCNGKTYNNLCLAQKAGVTSTKKGKCK is encoded by the coding sequence ATGAAATATCTAATCTATTCTTTGCTTTTTTGCTTTGGTTTGATTACCAATTTTTTAAACCTTGAAGCTCAAAATTGTATTGACCCCAGTAAAGTCAATTCCGATCAAGTTTGTCCAACGCTTTACAGCCCTGTTTGTGGTTGCGATGGACGCACTTACAACAACCTTTGTGAGGCCCAAAAAAAGGGTATTACCTCCACCAAAAAAGGAAAATGTCCAGCAGGGACTATCCCAACTCCAATTAACAAACCTTGTGTTGACAAATCAAAAGTAAACCCTCAACAAAACTGTCCTACTCTCTACAACCCAGTTTGTGGCTGTGATGGACGCAATTACAACAACAGTTGTGAAGCAGAAAAAATGGGGATTACTTCCGTCAAAAAAGGAAAATGCCCAGCAGGAACTCCAGTTATTCCAATGGAATGTGTCGATGAAGCGAAGATAAATCCACAACAGACTTGTCCAACGCTTTACAGTCCTGTCTGTGGCTGCAATGGTAAAACCTATAACAACCTTTGTTTGGCCCAAAAAGCAGGCGTTACTTCCACCAAAAAAGGAAAATGCAAGTAG
- a CDS encoding oligosaccharide flippase family protein, producing the protein MSLFKRLAGQTAIYGLSSIVGRLLNYLLVPIYTRVFLQAEYGVVTEMFGYVGFLMIVFTYGMETSFFRYVKDKAYSQKVFSTAVISLLVSSVVLMVFFIGMAQPIANLIQYPDHPEYIIWFALVLGFDAIASIPFANLRYENRPIRFAAIKMVNIFTNIGLVLFFVVLAPRIADDFAFVQAIYNPDIRIGYIFLANLAASALTLLLLLPEFKKVRWEFDKVLWKKMFWYAMPLMIAGFAGIVNEMLDRILLKYLLPYDLETNQAHLGVYGACYKLSILMTLFTQAFRYAAEPFFFAQSIQSNAKMVYAVVMRYFVAAGILIFLGVTFFIDIFKILIGENFREGLYIVPILLLANLCLGMYYNLSIWYKLTDKTPIGAIIAVIGASITIVLNVLLIPSIGYLGSAWATLICYASMVIISYFWSRKYYLIPYEIGRILQYLIIGIGLFLVDKQLTAMPLGGMVLYGLKVAILLGYVGFVFWKEKTGRMIPH; encoded by the coding sequence ATGTCTTTATTCAAACGCCTTGCAGGTCAAACTGCCATTTATGGATTGAGTAGCATCGTTGGTCGCTTGCTCAATTATTTGTTGGTACCGATTTATACCCGTGTTTTTCTGCAAGCGGAATATGGAGTGGTAACAGAAATGTTTGGTTATGTGGGGTTTTTGATGATTGTGTTTACCTACGGCATGGAAACCTCTTTCTTTCGCTATGTCAAAGACAAAGCCTATTCGCAGAAAGTCTTCAGCACGGCGGTCATCTCGCTTTTGGTATCGAGTGTAGTTTTGATGGTATTTTTTATTGGAATGGCGCAACCGATAGCCAATCTGATTCAGTATCCCGATCACCCAGAATATATTATTTGGTTTGCCTTGGTTTTGGGTTTTGATGCCATCGCCTCGATTCCTTTTGCGAATTTGCGCTACGAAAACCGTCCGATTCGGTTTGCAGCCATCAAAATGGTGAATATTTTTACCAACATAGGTCTGGTGCTATTTTTTGTGGTATTGGCTCCCCGAATTGCAGATGATTTTGCTTTTGTACAAGCGATTTACAATCCTGATATACGAATTGGTTACATCTTTCTCGCCAACTTAGCGGCAAGTGCATTGACGCTTTTGCTACTTTTACCAGAGTTCAAAAAGGTACGGTGGGAATTTGACAAGGTATTGTGGAAGAAGATGTTTTGGTATGCAATGCCCTTGATGATTGCAGGTTTTGCAGGGATTGTAAACGAGATGTTGGATAGGATTTTATTGAAGTATTTGCTGCCTTATGACTTGGAAACCAATCAAGCACATTTGGGAGTCTATGGAGCATGTTACAAACTTTCGATTCTGATGACCTTGTTCACCCAAGCTTTTCGCTATGCTGCCGAGCCTTTCTTTTTTGCCCAGTCTATACAATCTAATGCCAAGATGGTGTATGCGGTGGTGATGCGGTATTTTGTGGCAGCAGGGATTTTGATTTTTTTGGGGGTGACTTTTTTCATAGATATTTTTAAAATCCTTATTGGAGAAAATTTTCGAGAAGGGCTCTACATTGTTCCGATTTTACTACTCGCCAATTTGTGTTTGGGGATGTATTACAACCTCTCGATTTGGTACAAATTGACCGACAAAACCCCTATTGGTGCAATCATTGCGGTCATCGGCGCAAGCATTACCATTGTGCTGAATGTTTTGTTGATTCCTTCAATTGGCTATTTGGGTTCGGCTTGGGCAACCTTGATTTGTTATGCTTCAATGGTCATAATTTCCTATTTTTGGAGTCGAAAATACTATTTGATTCCCTACGAAATAGGGCGTATTCTGCAATATTTGATAATCGGAATAGGCTTGTTTTTAGTTGACAAACAGCTCACTGCAATGCCTTTAGGCGGAATGGTTTTGTATGGATTGAAGGTAGCGATATTGTTGGGTTATGTGGGTTTTGTGTTTTGGAAAGAGAAGACAGGTAGAATGATTCCCCATTAG
- the bshA gene encoding N-acetyl-alpha-D-glucosaminyl L-malate synthase BshA: protein MKIGIVCYPTYGGSGVVATELGKALANKGHQVHFIAYEQPARLNYFVENIYFHEVSFSNYPLFAFPPYETALASKLVDVVKFQKLDILHVHYAIPHASAAYLAKNILKEQGIEIPVVTTLHGTDITLVGKDITFSPVVSFSINQSDGVTAVSESLRQQTYEYFDIHTDIEVIPNFIDLKAFQKLDKDHFKKAIAPQGERIVMHISNFRKVKRIQDVLDVFYRIHQVMPAKLLLVGDGPERKAAEAQCRDLNICHDTRFLGKQDAVGELLAIADLFILPSQNESFGLAALEAMACEVPVISSNAGGIPEINVHGETGFLSEIGDVEDMAKNAISILSNEDTLLQFRKNALDQARRFDIEAILPMYEKHYERTIEKVMGRVAVG from the coding sequence ATGAAAATTGGTATTGTCTGTTATCCTACCTATGGCGGAAGTGGAGTTGTGGCTACCGAATTGGGCAAAGCATTGGCAAACAAGGGCCATCAAGTGCATTTTATTGCTTATGAGCAGCCCGCTCGTTTGAATTATTTTGTTGAAAATATCTATTTTCATGAGGTCAGTTTTTCCAATTACCCCTTATTTGCTTTTCCGCCTTACGAAACCGCATTGGCAAGTAAATTGGTGGATGTAGTTAAATTTCAAAAATTGGACATTTTACACGTTCATTATGCCATTCCTCATGCTTCAGCTGCTTATCTCGCTAAGAATATTTTGAAGGAACAAGGGATTGAAATTCCAGTAGTAACTACCTTACATGGTACAGACATTACACTTGTCGGCAAAGACATCACTTTTTCGCCAGTTGTGAGTTTCTCCATCAATCAATCAGACGGTGTGACAGCAGTTTCGGAAAGCCTTAGACAACAGACATACGAGTATTTTGACATCCACACAGATATTGAAGTGATTCCCAACTTTATTGATCTTAAAGCTTTTCAAAAACTCGACAAAGACCACTTCAAAAAAGCGATTGCACCACAAGGAGAACGCATTGTTATGCACATTTCCAATTTCAGGAAAGTGAAGCGCATACAGGATGTATTGGATGTATTTTATCGCATTCACCAAGTTATGCCCGCCAAACTGCTGTTGGTCGGTGATGGCCCAGAACGTAAAGCTGCGGAAGCACAGTGCCGAGATCTGAATATTTGTCACGACACCCGTTTTTTAGGTAAACAAGATGCTGTTGGTGAACTGTTGGCGATTGCAGATTTGTTTATTTTACCTTCTCAAAACGAAAGTTTTGGATTGGCTGCATTGGAGGCAATGGCTTGTGAAGTGCCTGTTATTTCGTCTAATGCAGGTGGAATTCCCGAAATCAATGTGCATGGTGAAACGGGTTTTTTGAGCGAAATTGGAGATGTAGAAGATATGGCGAAAAATGCGATTTCTATCCTAAGTAATGAAGATACATTGCTGCAATTCCGCAAAAATGCCCTCGACCAAGCACGCCGTTTCGATATTGAAGCCATATTGCCCATGTATGAAAAACATTATGAGCGGACGATTGAGAAGGTGATGGGAAGAGTTGCAGTTGGTTGA
- the paaC gene encoding 1,2-phenylacetyl-CoA epoxidase subunit PaaC, which yields MEMTKDTQQAIKELLYKMADDALIIGHRNSEWTGLGPTIEEDIAFSSMAQDKIGHAYQLYLILHEHLGEADPDILGFQRPTKDFKCCQLVELPIGEYDFSLIRHLLFDYSEALRYQALMNSSFTPLTQLSAKIRGEIKYHIFHADVWVKQLARATEVAHARLQTALNEAFPYALGIFEEGDFEAQLQEGNVFIGEKALKEEWLQNLEVFLKKAGLQMPDVDSVTPIYGGRKGFHSEYLHPLLKEMTEVHRIDETAEW from the coding sequence ATGGAAATGACAAAAGACACTCAACAGGCAATCAAAGAATTACTCTACAAAATGGCAGATGATGCGCTCATCATTGGCCACCGCAATTCAGAGTGGACGGGCTTGGGACCTACGATTGAAGAAGACATAGCTTTTTCTTCAATGGCACAAGATAAAATTGGTCATGCTTATCAATTGTACCTTATTTTGCATGAACATTTAGGAGAAGCAGATCCTGATATTTTGGGTTTTCAGCGTCCGACCAAAGACTTCAAATGTTGCCAATTGGTCGAGCTGCCGATTGGAGAATATGATTTTAGTTTGATTCGGCATCTGTTGTTTGACTATTCCGAAGCTTTGCGCTACCAAGCATTGATGAATTCCTCTTTTACACCATTGACGCAGTTGTCTGCCAAAATTCGAGGCGAAATCAAATACCATATTTTCCATGCCGATGTGTGGGTCAAACAACTGGCTAGGGCTACCGAAGTGGCACATGCTCGCCTTCAAACTGCCCTAAACGAAGCCTTCCCCTACGCTTTGGGAATTTTTGAAGAAGGTGATTTTGAAGCTCAATTGCAGGAGGGAAATGTTTTTATAGGTGAAAAGGCATTGAAGGAAGAATGGCTGCAAAATTTGGAGGTTTTCCTAAAAAAGGCAGGACTTCAAATGCCTGATGTGGATTCTGTTACACCAATTTATGGTGGAAGAAAGGGTTTTCACAGCGAATATTTACACCCCTTATTGAAGGAAATGACAGAGGTGCATCGGATAGATGAAACGGCGGAGTGGTAA
- a CDS encoding porin family protein — MKKLSFLLLLFGCFLFNSTAHAQQLFRAGIVGGFNFTQIDGDDVAGYDKLGLNGGFVVELGLDEYNRWSAAMEILYSQKGSRSTLRNSVVDFKITMDYAEIPLLVKYHDLKGGLIFGAGVLIGRSVKNKYEIFGLDETEDYFGGDYPPKKWDVGGIVDVSYMFSSTFGLNFRFTNSITATRTNCDSILAPSNECLRQRHRALALRAIFMFAGQE, encoded by the coding sequence ATGAAAAAACTATCTTTTTTACTCTTACTTTTTGGTTGCTTCCTTTTTAATAGTACTGCACACGCCCAACAATTGTTTAGAGCAGGAATTGTTGGAGGATTCAATTTTACACAAATTGACGGAGACGATGTAGCAGGTTATGACAAATTGGGATTAAACGGAGGTTTTGTAGTAGAATTGGGATTGGACGAATACAATAGGTGGAGTGCTGCAATGGAAATCTTGTATTCTCAGAAAGGCAGTCGTTCTACACTTAGAAACTCGGTTGTTGACTTCAAAATAACTATGGACTATGCCGAAATTCCGCTGCTAGTGAAATACCACGACCTAAAAGGAGGGCTGATTTTTGGAGCAGGAGTATTAATTGGACGTTCAGTGAAAAACAAATACGAAATATTTGGGCTGGATGAAACAGAAGATTACTTTGGAGGGGATTATCCTCCAAAAAAATGGGATGTTGGAGGAATTGTGGATGTATCTTATATGTTCTCTTCTACTTTTGGACTCAATTTCCGCTTTACCAACTCTATCACAGCTACCCGTACCAACTGTGACAGTATCTTAGCCCCTTCAAATGAATGTCTTCGCCAACGCCATCGAGCACTTGCTTTGAGAGCTATTTTTATGTTTGCAGGGCAAGAGTAG
- a CDS encoding peptidase domain-containing ABC transporter: MAKFPFYKQLDAMDCGPTCLRMIAKHYGKHYSLQHLRERSHIDREGVSLLGISDAAENVGFHTLAVTLPFDVLQDKAPLPCIAHWKQNHFVVVHKVTKDKVFVADPGLGLVSYSIEDFLKGWISNRQNGQTEGVVLLLEPTPDFFEAEGQEIDKKSFGFLFSYFTKYKKLIVQLLLCLFIGSMLQLIFPFLTQSIVDIGVNTQDMNFVYLILMAQLMLFVGRMSVEFIRSWILLHISTRVNISLISDFLVKLMRLPIAFFDTKMTGDLLQRIWDHHRIENFLTNSSFNTLFGVVNLLVFSLVLGFYSSTILLVFFGGSMLHILWILLFLKKRRELNFREFDQASANQSALIQLVQGMQEIKLNNYEKQKRWEWEGIQASLFKIKVNSLAVEQYQQAGGMFFNELKNILVTFISAQEVINGNMTLGMMMAVSYIIGQLNSPILQIIGFIQLAQDAKISLERLGEIHLQADEETSEKPKLAMLPENRDLVLDNLTFHYGGPHSPRVLDNINLFIPEGKITALVGTSGSGKTTILKLLLKFYEPTEGKVRMGELDMEHLSNPLWRSKCGVVMQEGFIFSDTIARNIAVSDEIIDKRKLLMAVKVANIQSFVESLPLSYNTKIGQEGVGLSQGQKQRLLIARAVYKNPDYLFFDEATNALDANNERIIMENLNQFFKGRTVVVVAHRLSTVQNADQIVVLEKGKIVEIGNHQTLTAKKGAYFHLVKNQLELGN; this comes from the coding sequence ATGGCAAAGTTTCCCTTTTACAAACAACTTGACGCAATGGACTGCGGTCCTACTTGCTTGCGGATGATTGCCAAGCATTATGGAAAGCACTATTCTCTACAACATTTACGGGAACGAAGTCATATAGACAGAGAAGGTGTTTCACTTTTGGGTATCAGTGATGCTGCTGAAAACGTTGGTTTTCATACCTTAGCTGTTACGCTACCTTTCGATGTACTTCAAGACAAAGCCCCTCTTCCCTGTATTGCTCACTGGAAACAGAATCATTTTGTGGTTGTCCACAAAGTCACCAAAGACAAAGTATTTGTTGCTGATCCTGGACTGGGATTGGTAAGTTACAGTATTGAAGATTTTCTGAAGGGCTGGATTTCGAACCGTCAGAATGGACAGACAGAAGGTGTCGTCTTATTGCTCGAACCCACACCCGATTTCTTTGAAGCAGAAGGGCAAGAAATAGACAAGAAAAGTTTTGGTTTTCTATTTTCGTATTTCACCAAGTACAAAAAACTCATCGTCCAATTGTTGCTGTGCCTGTTTATTGGCAGCATGTTGCAATTGATATTTCCGTTTTTGACCCAATCCATCGTTGACATTGGAGTCAATACACAGGACATGAATTTTGTGTATTTGATTTTGATGGCTCAGTTGATGCTTTTTGTAGGGCGGATGTCAGTTGAGTTTATACGATCATGGATATTGCTGCACATTAGTACAAGGGTCAATATCTCGCTGATTTCGGATTTTTTGGTCAAATTGATGCGCTTACCGATTGCTTTTTTTGATACCAAAATGACCGGCGACCTTTTGCAGCGGATATGGGACCATCATAGAATTGAAAATTTCTTGACCAACTCAAGCTTCAATACACTCTTTGGAGTGGTCAATTTGCTCGTCTTCAGTTTGGTATTGGGTTTCTACAGTTCGACTATTTTACTCGTATTTTTTGGAGGAAGTATGCTCCATATTTTGTGGATATTGCTCTTTTTGAAGAAAAGGAGAGAATTGAATTTTAGGGAATTTGACCAAGCATCTGCCAATCAAAGCGCCTTGATACAGTTGGTTCAAGGGATGCAAGAAATCAAACTCAACAACTATGAAAAACAAAAACGTTGGGAATGGGAAGGGATTCAAGCCAGTCTTTTCAAAATAAAGGTGAATAGTTTGGCAGTTGAGCAGTATCAACAGGCGGGAGGAATGTTCTTCAATGAGTTGAAGAATATTTTGGTCACCTTTATTTCGGCACAAGAGGTCATCAACGGCAACATGACACTCGGTATGATGATGGCGGTTTCGTATATCATTGGACAGTTGAATTCACCCATTTTACAGATAATTGGCTTCATACAATTGGCGCAAGATGCGAAAATCAGTTTGGAGCGTTTAGGTGAAATCCATTTGCAAGCAGATGAAGAAACATCGGAAAAACCCAAATTGGCAATGCTCCCCGAAAACCGTGATTTGGTACTCGATAATTTGACTTTCCATTATGGAGGACCTCATTCTCCAAGGGTTTTGGACAATATCAACTTATTTATTCCTGAGGGGAAAATAACGGCTTTGGTAGGGACGAGTGGTAGCGGTAAAACCACGATTTTGAAACTCTTACTCAAATTTTACGAACCTACGGAGGGTAAAGTACGTATGGGAGAATTAGACATGGAGCATTTATCCAACCCTTTGTGGCGTAGCAAATGTGGTGTGGTGATGCAGGAGGGATTTATTTTTTCGGATACCATCGCCCGCAATATTGCAGTCAGCGACGAAATCATCGACAAGCGAAAGCTGCTCATGGCGGTAAAAGTTGCCAATATTCAAAGTTTTGTGGAATCTCTGCCATTGAGTTATAATACCAAAATCGGGCAAGAAGGAGTGGGGTTGAGTCAAGGGCAAAAACAACGTTTACTAATAGCAAGGGCTGTTTACAAAAATCCCGATTACTTGTTTTTTGACGAGGCAACCAACGCACTTGATGCCAACAACGAACGCATTATCATGGAAAACCTCAATCAGTTTTTCAAAGGCAGAACTGTTGTGGTAGTAGCACACCGATTGAGTACAGTTCAAAATGCTGACCAAATTGTGGTGTTGGAGAAAGGTAAAATAGTGGAAATCGGTAATCACCAAACTTTGACGGCTAAAAAAGGAGCGTATTTTCATTTGGTAAAAAATCAGTTGGAACTTGGGAATTGA